One genomic region from uncultured Subdoligranulum sp. encodes:
- a CDS encoding KH domain-containing protein, translated as MQELLVAVARGLVEDKDAVQVTVDPAREDGTVVYHLKVAEADMGRVIGKQGRIAKAIRVVMRAAAVRQGEKVIVEID; from the coding sequence ATGCAGGAACTGTTAGTAGCCGTTGCCCGTGGCCTTGTGGAGGACAAGGACGCCGTGCAGGTGACCGTTGATCCCGCACGGGAGGACGGAACCGTCGTCTATCACCTCAAAGTGGCCGAGGCCGATATGGGCCGTGTCATCGGCAAGCAGGGACGCATTGCCAAGGCAATCCGCGTTGTCATGCGTGCCGCAGCGGTCCGCCAGGGCGAGAAAGTCATCGTCGAGATCGACTGA
- a CDS encoding glycosyltransferase family 2 protein produces the protein MENRQTPVLYIIIPCYNEQEVLPITAPQFLKKITDLSAAGKISPDSRVLFVNDGSKDRTWAIINELAASDPHYAGICQSRNRGHQNAVLAGLMEAKDRCDITISIDCDGQDDINAMDGMVDAYRDGCDVVYGVRSKRDTDTFFKRFTAESFYKLLNAMGAEVVFNHADYRLMSARVLQEFARFKEVNLFLRGMVPLVGFKSTCVAYERHERLAGESHYPLSKMLSLAFDGITSLSIKPIRFITGFGVLVALISFIGVLWAVVEAALGMTVSGWASTTSIICFVSGVQLICLGVIGEYIGKIYMETKRRPRYIISETTPNFERSKEEDV, from the coding sequence ATGGAAAACCGTCAAACCCCTGTACTGTACATCATCATCCCCTGCTACAATGAGCAGGAAGTGCTGCCCATCACCGCGCCGCAGTTTCTGAAGAAGATCACCGACCTGTCGGCAGCGGGCAAGATCAGCCCCGACAGCCGGGTGCTCTTTGTCAACGACGGTTCCAAAGACCGTACCTGGGCCATCATCAACGAACTGGCCGCCTCCGATCCCCACTACGCGGGCATCTGCCAGAGCCGCAACCGCGGCCACCAGAACGCCGTGCTGGCCGGACTGATGGAGGCCAAGGACCGCTGCGATATCACCATCTCCATCGACTGCGACGGCCAGGACGACATCAACGCCATGGACGGCATGGTGGACGCCTACCGGGACGGCTGCGACGTGGTCTACGGCGTGCGCAGCAAGCGGGACACCGACACCTTCTTCAAGCGGTTCACCGCCGAGAGTTTCTACAAGCTGCTCAACGCCATGGGTGCCGAGGTGGTCTTCAACCACGCCGACTACCGCCTGATGAGTGCCCGGGTCCTGCAGGAGTTTGCCCGCTTCAAGGAAGTCAACCTGTTTTTGCGCGGCATGGTGCCGCTGGTAGGCTTCAAATCCACCTGCGTGGCCTACGAACGGCACGAGCGCCTTGCCGGCGAAAGCCACTATCCCCTGTCCAAGATGCTCTCCCTGGCCTTTGACGGCATCACCAGCCTGTCTATCAAGCCCATCCGCTTCATCACCGGGTTCGGCGTGCTGGTGGCGCTGATCAGCTTCATCGGTGTGCTGTGGGCGGTGGTGGAAGCGGCCCTGGGCATGACGGTGTCCGGCTGGGCCAGCACCACCAGTATCATCTGCTTCGTATCCGGCGTGCAGCTGATCTGCCTGGGCGTCATCGGTGAGTATATCGGCAAGATCTATATGGAGACCAAACGCCGTCCCCGCTACATCATCAGCGAGACGACCCCCAATTTTGAGCGCAGCAAGGAGGAGGACGTATGA
- the trmD gene encoding tRNA (guanosine(37)-N1)-methyltransferase TrmD gives MRIDIVTLFPELCDSFLSASILGRARAKNLFEAHCHQIRDYTTNKQRQTDDYPYGGGCGMVLYAQPIADCLRAVQRQCAGQGRAKPHVVFLTAAGQPYNEEAAKRLAQYDALTLVCGHYEGIDQRVIDAFGDEEISIGDYVLTGGELASLVVADSVLRLQPGVLAEEKGYQDESYWDGLLEYPQYTRPEVWEGRAVPPVLLTGDHQKIDAWRGEQSRTRTRLRRPDLYEQWCDTHPLTELPKWKRGENMRLVKTEEQWTMAARLFAEGRYTVCKAVCTPLYLDTLTPEHCREELQTERQNGWAFYLHTTKKEADGMVGVCHKTGEISHLFVAKASRGKGIGSKMLDFARKKLAEHAHPTLTVLDTNTRALALYRRMGWRPAGVAAVYDPAADPTAAVYCQELKLRYEGQ, from the coding sequence ATGCGCATCGATATTGTGACGCTGTTTCCCGAACTGTGCGACAGTTTTCTGTCGGCCAGTATTCTGGGCCGTGCCCGCGCCAAGAATCTCTTTGAGGCGCACTGCCATCAGATCCGGGATTATACCACCAACAAGCAGCGGCAGACCGACGATTACCCCTACGGTGGCGGCTGCGGCATGGTGCTGTACGCCCAGCCCATCGCCGACTGCCTGCGGGCCGTGCAGCGCCAGTGCGCCGGGCAGGGCAGGGCCAAGCCCCACGTGGTTTTTCTGACAGCGGCGGGCCAGCCCTACAACGAGGAGGCCGCCAAGCGGCTGGCGCAGTATGATGCCCTGACGCTGGTCTGCGGTCATTACGAGGGCATCGACCAGCGGGTGATCGACGCCTTCGGGGATGAGGAAATCTCCATCGGCGATTATGTGCTCACCGGCGGGGAGCTGGCCAGCCTGGTGGTGGCGGACAGCGTCCTGCGTCTGCAGCCCGGCGTGCTGGCGGAGGAAAAGGGCTACCAGGACGAGAGCTACTGGGACGGCTTGCTGGAATACCCCCAGTATACCCGCCCCGAGGTGTGGGAAGGCCGTGCCGTGCCGCCCGTGCTGCTCACCGGCGACCACCAGAAGATCGATGCCTGGCGGGGAGAGCAGAGCCGCACCCGCACCCGTCTGCGCCGGCCTGATCTCTATGAGCAGTGGTGCGATACCCATCCGCTGACAGAACTGCCCAAGTGGAAGCGTGGGGAGAACATGCGGCTGGTGAAGACCGAGGAGCAGTGGACGATGGCGGCCCGTCTGTTTGCGGAGGGGCGGTATACCGTCTGCAAGGCGGTGTGCACGCCGCTCTATCTGGATACCCTGACGCCGGAACACTGCCGGGAGGAACTGCAGACTGAACGGCAGAACGGCTGGGCGTTTTACCTGCACACCACCAAGAAGGAAGCGGACGGCATGGTGGGGGTATGCCACAAAACGGGGGAGATCAGCCACCTGTTTGTGGCAAAGGCCTCCCGGGGCAAGGGGATCGGCAGCAAAATGCTGGATTTCGCCCGCAAAAAGCTGGCGGAGCATGCCCATCCTACGCTGACCGTGCTGGATACCAACACCCGCGCGCTGGCGCTCTACCGGCGGATGGGCTGGCGCCCGGCGGGGGTGGCGGCGGTCTATGACCCCGCCGCCGACCCGACGGCCGCCGTGTATTGCCAGGAATTGAAACTGCGGTATGAAGGACAATAA
- the uvrC gene encoding excinuclease ABC subunit UvrC, with translation MTKAELYRKACMLPLLPGVYIIRDKSDTIIYIGKAKRLKTRVSQYFREGVPHDAKVTQMIAHAFTFDVIVCQSEFEALVLEASQIKAHTPKYNILLKDDKGYSYVKVTKGPWPRISAALQKDDDDADYIGPFTSSFAVREMVEMAQDCFLLPRCNREFPRDFGKGRPCLNAHIGKCMAVCSGKISCEAYNEAVQGALRMIRYGKKDIVKQLREKMEAASERLDFETAALLRDQIQAIERVSAGQKVVMDADTEMDVIALAGTTRAVCAAVLRYRDGRLTDKREFVFHDTTDIERVREEFLPQYYLDGETVPKIIAVDKLPPDGEALNEALNQTRGSKVELYVPQRGDVAKLVTMAYTNAVERLGRESGRYTREEKLLEEAAQMLGLKAPPRVIESYDISNWGDGSSVCGMVVFKDGKPHRSGYRRFKMKTVAGTDDYASLAETLSRRAAEYEAARRGEKPDGPQNQFATLPDLLLIDGGRGQVGAVKQALKGTAFEHVPTFGMVKDDHHRTRAIVDDVGGEIAINRNRNIFTFVTNIQDETHRYANDYRKRAMKKRSYAATLTALPGVGEKTSAALLAHFKTVAAVKAASISDLEEVKGISHAKAEKLYNALRNGV, from the coding sequence ATGACAAAAGCTGAACTCTACCGCAAGGCCTGTATGCTGCCGCTGCTGCCGGGAGTATACATTATCCGGGACAAAAGCGATACCATCATCTATATCGGCAAGGCCAAGCGGCTGAAGACCCGGGTGTCGCAGTATTTCCGGGAGGGGGTGCCCCACGACGCCAAGGTCACCCAGATGATCGCCCACGCCTTCACCTTTGATGTGATTGTCTGTCAGAGCGAGTTTGAGGCGCTGGTGCTGGAAGCCAGCCAGATCAAGGCCCACACCCCGAAGTACAACATCCTGCTCAAGGACGACAAGGGCTACAGCTATGTGAAGGTGACCAAAGGCCCCTGGCCGCGGATCTCGGCGGCGCTGCAGAAGGACGATGACGATGCCGACTATATCGGCCCGTTCACCTCCTCCTTCGCGGTGCGGGAAATGGTGGAGATGGCCCAGGACTGCTTTCTGCTGCCCCGGTGCAACCGGGAATTCCCCCGGGACTTCGGCAAGGGGCGCCCCTGCCTGAACGCCCACATCGGCAAGTGCATGGCGGTGTGCAGCGGCAAGATCAGTTGCGAAGCCTACAACGAGGCGGTGCAGGGCGCACTGCGGATGATTCGCTACGGCAAGAAGGACATCGTCAAGCAGCTGCGGGAAAAGATGGAAGCGGCCTCGGAGCGGCTGGATTTTGAGACGGCTGCGCTGCTGCGGGACCAGATCCAGGCCATCGAGCGGGTTTCGGCGGGCCAGAAGGTGGTCATGGACGCCGACACCGAGATGGATGTCATCGCCCTGGCCGGCACCACGCGGGCGGTGTGCGCAGCGGTGCTGCGCTACCGGGACGGCCGCCTGACCGACAAGCGGGAGTTTGTCTTCCACGACACCACCGACATCGAGCGGGTGCGGGAGGAGTTCCTGCCCCAGTACTATCTGGACGGGGAGACCGTCCCCAAGATCATCGCGGTGGATAAACTGCCCCCCGACGGAGAAGCGCTGAACGAGGCGCTGAACCAGACCCGGGGCAGTAAGGTGGAACTGTATGTGCCCCAGCGGGGCGACGTGGCCAAGCTGGTCACCATGGCGTACACCAACGCGGTGGAACGTCTGGGCCGGGAGAGCGGCCGCTATACCCGGGAGGAAAAACTGCTGGAGGAAGCCGCCCAGATGCTGGGCCTCAAGGCCCCGCCCCGGGTCATCGAGAGCTACGATATTTCCAACTGGGGCGACGGTTCCAGCGTCTGCGGCATGGTGGTCTTCAAGGACGGCAAGCCCCACCGTTCGGGGTACCGCCGTTTCAAGATGAAGACGGTGGCCGGCACCGACGACTATGCCTCGCTGGCCGAGACCCTTTCCCGGCGGGCGGCGGAATATGAGGCGGCCCGGCGGGGCGAAAAGCCGGACGGCCCCCAGAACCAGTTTGCCACCCTGCCCGATCTGCTGCTCATCGACGGCGGCCGGGGCCAGGTGGGGGCTGTCAAGCAGGCGCTGAAGGGGACTGCCTTCGAGCATGTACCCACCTTCGGCATGGTCAAGGACGACCATCACCGCACCCGCGCCATTGTGGATGATGTGGGCGGAGAAATCGCCATCAACCGCAACCGCAACATCTTCACCTTTGTCACCAACATCCAGGACGAGACCCACCGTTACGCCAACGACTACCGCAAGCGGGCCATGAAAAAACGCTCCTATGCGGCCACGCTGACAGCCCTGCCCGGCGTGGGGGAGAAGACCAGCGCGGCTCTGCTGGCCCACTTCAAGACAGTGGCCGCAGTGAAGGCGGCCAGCATCTCCGATCTGGAGGAAGTGAAGGGCATCAGCCACGCCAAAGCGGAAAAGCTGTACAACGCCCTGCGCAATGGGGTATAA
- a CDS encoding substrate-binding domain-containing protein, whose translation MTKQSKRLPALLAALCLLAGCASSGAQVPEENRYKVALVAKSTQTDFWKAVFVGAQAAATEYNMDLTIDGPETEEDYETQNQMIARAVEDGAQALVFSAIDFDANAPAIEAAADKGVKIVVIDSAVNTEDVVTYIGTDNYSAGQMAAQAALDGVEGTLKVGIVNYDVNSANGQDRERGAVDTFAGSGRAQIVTTIHTLAEATSAKKDTLEMLRAHPEINVVLAFNEPTSVGAAQAVEQLHLQNALWMVAFDSNLVTIDALQSGVVDALVIQNTYEMGYFGVQSAYKLLSGQRSEVATHVDTATRVINRENLFDLDSQKVLFPVS comes from the coding sequence ATGACAAAGCAAAGTAAACGTCTGCCTGCACTGCTGGCCGCGCTGTGCCTGCTGGCAGGATGTGCTTCTTCGGGCGCCCAGGTGCCGGAGGAAAACCGCTACAAGGTGGCGCTGGTGGCCAAATCCACCCAGACCGATTTCTGGAAGGCGGTGTTTGTAGGGGCCCAGGCGGCGGCCACCGAGTACAACATGGACCTGACCATCGACGGTCCCGAAACCGAGGAGGATTACGAGACCCAGAACCAGATGATTGCCAGAGCGGTGGAGGACGGTGCCCAGGCGCTGGTGTTTTCCGCCATCGACTTTGACGCCAACGCCCCGGCTATTGAAGCAGCGGCCGACAAGGGCGTGAAGATCGTGGTGATCGATTCGGCGGTCAACACCGAGGATGTGGTCACCTACATCGGCACGGATAACTACAGTGCCGGACAGATGGCGGCGCAGGCGGCGCTGGACGGCGTGGAAGGTACCCTGAAAGTGGGCATTGTCAATTATGATGTGAACAGTGCCAACGGGCAGGACCGGGAGCGCGGCGCGGTGGATACCTTTGCAGGGAGCGGCCGTGCGCAGATTGTGACGACGATCCATACGCTGGCCGAAGCCACCAGCGCCAAAAAGGACACGCTGGAAATGCTGCGTGCCCATCCGGAGATCAATGTGGTGTTGGCCTTCAACGAACCCACCAGTGTGGGCGCCGCCCAGGCGGTGGAGCAGCTGCACTTGCAGAATGCGCTGTGGATGGTGGCTTTCGATTCCAACCTGGTGACCATTGATGCACTGCAGAGCGGTGTGGTGGATGCCCTGGTCATCCAGAATACCTATGAGATGGGGTATTTCGGGGTGCAGAGCGCCTACAAGCTGCTCAGCGGCCAGCGCAGTGAAGTGGCAACCCATGTGGATACCGCCACCCGCGTCATCAACCGGGAAAATCTGTTTGACCTGGACAGCCAGAAGGTGCTGTTCCCGGTCTCCTGA
- a CDS encoding HPr family phosphocarrier protein codes for MYVKEVTVENQVGLHARPATFFIQKANEYKSSIWVEKEERRVNAKSLLGVLSLGIVGGTTIRIIADGADEQAAVDGLVKLVSSGFAE; via the coding sequence ATGTACGTGAAAGAAGTTACCGTTGAGAATCAGGTTGGTCTGCACGCCCGTCCGGCTACCTTCTTCATCCAGAAAGCGAACGAGTACAAGTCTTCCATCTGGGTCGAGAAGGAAGAGCGCCGTGTCAACGCCAAGAGCCTTCTCGGTGTCTTGAGCCTGGGCATCGTGGGCGGCACGACCATTCGCATCATTGCCGATGGCGCCGACGAGCAGGCTGCGGTCGACGGTCTGGTCAAGCTGGTCAGCTCCGGCTTTGCCGAGTAA
- the rimM gene encoding ribosome maturation factor RimM (Essential for efficient processing of 16S rRNA), which translates to MQNYLPACKIVSTHGVRGEMKALPLCDGAAFLAKFKRLFAKADGTGEVRVLGVRAQGNVILLRLEGVADMDAARAQVGHTYYFAKADARLPKGRYFIDDLLGCRVVDAGDGREYGTLTAVDHPAAQDIYTVTDAEGGTHMLPAVPEFVQEIDLESRTITVTPIDGMFNEAVNGDKE; encoded by the coding sequence ATGCAGAACTATCTTCCCGCCTGCAAGATTGTCTCCACCCACGGTGTCCGCGGCGAGATGAAGGCGCTGCCCCTGTGTGACGGCGCCGCCTTTCTGGCCAAGTTCAAACGGCTGTTCGCCAAAGCCGACGGCACCGGGGAAGTACGGGTGCTGGGGGTGCGTGCCCAGGGCAACGTGATCCTGCTGCGCCTGGAGGGGGTGGCTGATATGGATGCCGCCCGCGCCCAGGTCGGCCACACCTACTATTTCGCCAAGGCGGACGCCCGCCTGCCGAAGGGCCGCTATTTCATCGACGATCTGCTGGGCTGCCGGGTGGTGGATGCCGGGGACGGCCGGGAATACGGCACGCTGACGGCGGTGGACCATCCTGCCGCCCAGGATATCTATACCGTCACCGACGCCGAGGGCGGCACCCACATGCTGCCGGCGGTCCCGGAATTTGTGCAGGAGATCGACCTGGAAAGCCGCACCATCACGGTCACGCCCATCGACGGCATGTTCAACGAAGCGGTCAACGGCGATAAGGAGTAA
- a CDS encoding flavin reductase family protein — protein sequence MSRQVWKGSTLLNPEPPVLVSCGSPDKPNLITVGWCGTICTQPPMLSISVRPERYSHHLIQESGEFVVNLPTESLVRAVDWCGVKSGRDVDKFAAMHLTAAPAAKVGTVLLAESPVNLECKVRQVIPLGSHDLFLAECVAVDVDESLLNEEGKLCLNKARLIVYSHGDYLALGRRLGTFGYSVRKRKPRRQK from the coding sequence ATGAGCCGTCAGGTATGGAAGGGTTCCACCCTGCTCAACCCCGAACCGCCGGTGCTGGTCAGCTGCGGCAGTCCCGACAAACCGAACCTGATCACGGTGGGCTGGTGCGGCACCATCTGTACCCAGCCGCCCATGCTCTCCATCAGCGTGCGGCCCGAGCGGTACAGCCATCATCTGATTCAAGAAAGCGGCGAGTTTGTGGTCAATCTCCCCACCGAATCGCTGGTGCGCGCCGTGGACTGGTGCGGCGTCAAGAGCGGCCGGGATGTGGACAAGTTTGCCGCCATGCACCTGACCGCCGCTCCCGCCGCCAAGGTGGGTACCGTGCTGCTGGCGGAAAGCCCCGTCAACCTGGAGTGCAAAGTCCGGCAGGTGATCCCCCTGGGCAGCCACGATCTGTTCCTGGCCGAATGCGTGGCCGTGGATGTGGATGAATCCCTGCTGAACGAGGAGGGCAAACTCTGCCTGAACAAGGCCCGCCTTATCGTGTATTCCCACGGCGATTACCTGGCGCTGGGCCGCCGCCTGGGCACCTTCGGCTACAGCGTGCGTAAACGCAAGCCCCGCCGGCAAAAATAA
- a CDS encoding helix-turn-helix domain-containing protein, with translation MADKNIYTVVVADDEGELREAVCTMTPWEALGFHLVGSASNGLDALELVERLEPDLLLTDIRMPFISGIELARQVREIRPAMHIAFLSGYDDFEYAKQAIQYNIISYMLKPLTMDGLAAELKAIHEKIDQRYASLRRSDDKQADQAAFLIPLVLEHYDGAPEGLENSLRENAATCGLLRGVDDRGLLVVLAAVMADGTPCKPGVVRLVEQLANKYLRHFVFLSSGRVVAVLIGNPSDFDEYLHILADEICQLTERALDERVFVGVGRPVSRFLQLNVAYRQALAALHAAEESEGGVSFTADSRKGGGLCERALEIIEQHYMDEDLSLASLSAMLDVSPNHLSACIKKTAGETFINILVRRRMEAAQKLLLTTDLQVQEIARRCGYSDQHYFSYCFKKYSGTSPGALRRQRAAQAAGEGAVS, from the coding sequence ATGGCTGACAAAAACATTTACACGGTGGTCGTGGCTGACGACGAGGGCGAACTGCGGGAGGCGGTCTGCACCATGACGCCCTGGGAGGCCCTGGGGTTCCACCTGGTGGGCAGCGCCAGCAACGGCCTGGATGCGCTGGAACTGGTGGAGCGGCTGGAACCGGATCTGCTGCTCACCGACATCCGGATGCCGTTCATCTCGGGCATTGAGCTGGCCCGGCAGGTGCGTGAGATCCGTCCCGCCATGCACATTGCCTTTTTGAGCGGTTATGATGATTTTGAGTACGCCAAGCAGGCCATTCAGTACAACATCATCAGTTATATGCTCAAGCCGCTGACCATGGATGGTCTGGCCGCGGAACTCAAGGCCATCCACGAGAAGATTGACCAGCGGTATGCCAGTCTGCGCCGCAGCGATGACAAGCAGGCCGACCAGGCTGCGTTTCTGATCCCGCTGGTGCTGGAACATTATGACGGCGCCCCCGAGGGGCTGGAAAATTCCCTGCGGGAGAATGCGGCGACCTGCGGTCTGCTGCGCGGTGTGGATGACCGCGGCCTGCTGGTGGTCCTGGCCGCCGTGATGGCGGACGGCACGCCCTGCAAGCCGGGGGTGGTCCGTCTGGTGGAGCAGCTGGCCAACAAGTATCTGCGTCATTTTGTCTTTCTGTCCAGCGGCCGGGTGGTGGCGGTTCTCATCGGCAACCCGTCGGACTTCGATGAATATCTGCACATCCTGGCGGATGAAATCTGCCAGCTCACCGAGCGTGCGCTGGATGAGCGGGTGTTTGTGGGGGTGGGACGGCCTGTATCCCGGTTCCTGCAGCTTAATGTGGCCTACCGTCAGGCGCTGGCGGCACTGCACGCGGCGGAGGAAAGCGAGGGCGGCGTCAGCTTTACGGCGGACAGCCGCAAGGGGGGCGGCCTGTGCGAGCGCGCCCTGGAGATCATCGAACAGCACTATATGGACGAGGACCTTTCGCTGGCTTCCCTGAGTGCCATGCTGGATGTGAGCCCCAACCATCTCAGCGCCTGCATCAAGAAAACGGCAGGGGAGACCTTCATCAACATTCTGGTGCGCCGCCGGATGGAAGCCGCCCAGAAACTGCTGCTCACCACCGATCTGCAGGTGCAGGAGATCGCCCGCCGCTGCGGCTATTCCGACCAGCACTATTTCAGCTACTGCTTTAAAAAATACAGCGGCACTTCGCCGGGGGCGCTGCGGCGGCAGCGCGCCGCCCAGGCGGCCGGGGAAGGGGCTGTCTCATGA
- the rpsP gene encoding 30S ribosomal protein S16 has product MVKIRLRRMGAKKAPFYRVVVADSRFARDGRFIEEIGYYDPTKEPSVVNIDADKAKQWLANGAQPTDTVRELLKKAAVL; this is encoded by the coding sequence ATGGTCAAGATTCGTCTGCGCCGTATGGGCGCCAAGAAGGCTCCCTTCTACCGTGTGGTTGTCGCCGACAGCCGTTTTGCCCGTGATGGCCGCTTCATCGAGGAGATCGGCTACTACGATCCCACCAAGGAGCCCAGCGTGGTCAACATCGATGCCGACAAGGCCAAGCAGTGGCTGGCCAACGGCGCCCAGCCCACCGACACCGTCCGTGAGCTGCTGAAGAAGGCTGCCGTTCTGTAA
- a CDS encoding sensor histidine kinase, with the protein MKRPCRPPRTAPLIVILITAVAAVTLLLCAGTFLQSYRASVVLSARTSSAQAVSQVVGTVSNYVDNLEETVSDVMEAMNTPAETRDAYLNAWLNARSEVVAVTTYAADGTMQDCWALEQSPRAVIFRNLSFDLSMAQWYDEGYISSPHVESIFEGYYPWVVTVVHPMPAGSSASWVAVDVRFSGLGASINGVSIGQHGYCYLMDEDGNMVYHPQQQLLYAGIKSEEVARLAELADGTYVEDTIIYSLQNVPDSNWRVVGVSYIDETVNQSFWQMVRITVASSLLILAAALLAGWIISRLLSRPLQKLENAMEQFEQNADGFTYTPVAGTREVQELSDSFGHMVGRIQKLMTTVREEEIDLRKTELKALQAQINPHFLYNTLDSIAWMCERGKNADAVKMVHALARLFRISISRGHELIPIEKELQHAEAYLLIQKFRYKNQFTYHFSVDESCLHCLCNKITLQPIIENAIAHGLDLLVEPGHIEIEVRSDGEDILFRVIDDGIGMSREQVENLLKKGPSDRTGIGIKNVNDRLRIYFGPQYGISIESVPDEGTTVTIRMPRVPEDREGEYDKAK; encoded by the coding sequence ATGAAGCGGCCCTGCCGTCCACCCCGCACAGCCCCGCTGATCGTCATCCTGATCACGGCGGTGGCAGCGGTGACGCTGCTGCTCTGCGCGGGCACCTTCCTGCAGAGCTACCGGGCCTCGGTAGTGCTGAGCGCCCGTACCAGCAGCGCCCAGGCGGTCAGCCAGGTGGTGGGGACCGTCAGCAACTACGTGGACAATCTGGAAGAAACGGTCAGCGATGTGATGGAGGCGATGAACACCCCGGCGGAAACCCGGGACGCCTATCTCAATGCCTGGCTGAACGCCCGCAGCGAGGTGGTGGCGGTCACTACCTATGCCGCCGACGGGACCATGCAGGACTGCTGGGCCCTGGAACAGAGCCCCCGGGCGGTGATTTTCCGCAATCTTTCCTTTGATCTGAGCATGGCCCAGTGGTACGACGAAGGCTATATCAGTTCTCCCCACGTGGAATCCATCTTTGAAGGGTATTATCCCTGGGTGGTTACGGTGGTCCATCCCATGCCGGCGGGCAGCAGTGCCAGCTGGGTGGCGGTGGACGTGCGTTTTTCCGGGCTGGGCGCCAGCATCAACGGTGTGAGCATCGGGCAACACGGTTACTGTTACCTGATGGATGAAGACGGCAATATGGTGTACCATCCCCAGCAGCAGCTGCTGTATGCCGGCATCAAGAGCGAGGAAGTGGCCCGTCTGGCCGAACTTGCGGACGGCACCTATGTGGAGGACACCATTATTTACAGTCTGCAGAATGTGCCGGACAGCAACTGGCGTGTGGTGGGTGTCAGCTACATCGACGAGACGGTGAACCAGAGTTTCTGGCAGATGGTCCGCATCACGGTGGCCTCTTCGCTGCTGATTCTGGCCGCGGCACTGCTGGCAGGCTGGATCATCTCCCGTCTGCTCAGCCGCCCGCTGCAAAAGCTGGAAAATGCCATGGAGCAGTTTGAACAGAACGCCGACGGCTTCACCTACACGCCGGTGGCCGGCACCCGGGAAGTGCAGGAACTTTCGGATTCCTTCGGCCACATGGTGGGGCGGATCCAGAAGCTCATGACCACCGTGCGGGAAGAGGAAATCGATCTGCGCAAGACAGAGCTCAAGGCGCTGCAGGCGCAGATCAACCCGCATTTTCTGTACAACACACTGGATTCCATCGCCTGGATGTGCGAGCGCGGCAAAAATGCCGACGCCGTCAAGATGGTCCATGCGCTGGCGCGGCTGTTCCGCATCAGCATCAGCCGCGGCCATGAACTCATCCCCATCGAGAAGGAACTGCAGCATGCGGAAGCCTATCTGCTGATCCAGAAATTCCGCTACAAAAACCAGTTCACCTACCATTTCTCGGTGGATGAAAGCTGCCTGCACTGTCTGTGCAACAAGATCACGCTGCAGCCCATCATCGAGAACGCCATTGCCCACGGGCTGGACCTGCTGGTGGAACCGGGCCATATCGAGATCGAAGTCCGTTCCGACGGGGAGGATATCCTGTTCCGGGTCATCGATGACGGCATCGGCATGTCCCGGGAGCAGGTGGAAAATCTGCTGAAGAAGGGGCCCAGCGACCGTACCGGCATTGGCATCAAGAATGTGAATGACCGTCTGCGCATTTACTTTGGTCCGCAGTACGGCATCTCCATCGAAAGCGTCCCCGACGAGGGAACCACTGTGACGATCCGGATGCCGCGGGTACCGGAGGACCGGGAGGGCGAGTATGACAAAGCAAAGTAA